From Marivirga harenae, one genomic window encodes:
- a CDS encoding 2Fe-2S iron-sulfur cluster-binding protein, producing the protein MPEIEISNLYERKIITNSTEKRALEIIHENFIDWMHACGKKGRCTTCKMIVEQGMENLGQLTSAEERFRNQNRLKNNERLACQAVVVGDIKIKVAERNKFPHMEYSD; encoded by the coding sequence ATGCCTGAAATTGAGATTTCTAACCTTTATGAACGCAAGATAATCACTAATAGCACAGAAAAAAGAGCATTAGAGATTATACACGAAAACTTTATTGATTGGATGCATGCCTGTGGAAAAAAAGGTAGGTGCACCACTTGCAAAATGATAGTGGAGCAAGGAATGGAAAATTTGGGCCAGTTGACGTCCGCAGAGGAAAGATTTCGAAACCAGAATAGATTAAAGAATAATGAAAGATTAGCATGCCAAGCAGTTGTAGTGGGTGATATTAAGATAAAAGTGGCAGAGCGAAATAAGTTTCCTCACATGGAATATTCAGATTGA
- a CDS encoding thymidine kinase encodes MFVEPHIGREEGGKGKGWIELICGSMFSGKTEELIRRLNRALIAKQRVEIFKPKIDKRYDETEVVSHNKTAIRSTPVDFAEDILLFSGNSEVVGIDEAQFFDSEIVNVVNALANQGKRVIIAGLDMDFSGKAFGSIPELMATAEYVTKVHAICVKCGGIASYSYRLSDEKQKVMLGEKDKYEPRCRKCFHGS; translated from the coding sequence ATGTTTGTAGAGCCACATATAGGGAGAGAAGAAGGAGGAAAAGGCAAAGGATGGATAGAACTGATTTGTGGTTCTATGTTCAGCGGAAAAACTGAGGAGTTAATACGTAGATTAAACCGGGCGCTAATCGCCAAGCAGAGAGTGGAGATTTTCAAACCGAAAATCGACAAGCGTTACGATGAAACAGAAGTTGTTTCTCATAACAAAACTGCAATCCGATCTACTCCCGTGGATTTCGCAGAAGACATCTTATTATTTTCCGGTAATTCAGAAGTAGTAGGAATTGATGAAGCCCAATTTTTTGACTCGGAGATAGTTAATGTAGTTAATGCTCTCGCAAATCAGGGTAAACGGGTAATCATTGCAGGTTTAGATATGGATTTTAGCGGTAAAGCTTTTGGATCGATACCCGAATTAATGGCTACCGCAGAATATGTCACAAAAGTCCACGCTATTTGCGTAAAATGCGGAGGAATAGCCTCTTACTCTTATCGCCTGAGTGATGAAAAACAGAAAGTCATGCTGGGGGAAAAAGATAAATATGAGCCTAGATGCCGGAAGTGTTTCCATGGCTCCTAG
- the recO gene encoding DNA repair protein RecO — translation MLHKTKGIVLGHVKYGESSLIIQIYTEKFGIQSYIENGVRKAKAKHKMAIFQPLTLLDLVVYKKSNSRINRMSEIKVNPPYRTIPYEIIKSSIGLFLAEFLNHILRGEEDENPMMFGFIHDSFTYFDQKEESYVNFHLQFLAQLSSYLGFKPSGAVEIMDELSQYHQIKLRPDEMLKLEELLDNDLTYDLKVTAEQRQQLLNVLIQFYQIHSHSFKEIKSLRVLHEVLS, via the coding sequence ATGCTTCACAAAACCAAAGGCATAGTATTAGGGCATGTAAAATACGGGGAAAGCTCCTTGATCATCCAGATCTACACCGAAAAATTTGGGATTCAATCGTATATCGAAAATGGGGTACGAAAAGCTAAAGCCAAACATAAAATGGCGATTTTCCAGCCTTTGACATTATTGGACTTAGTGGTTTACAAAAAATCAAATAGTAGGATTAACCGTATGTCGGAAATAAAAGTGAACCCACCCTACCGGACAATACCTTATGAAATTATAAAATCCTCAATCGGTTTATTCTTGGCGGAATTTCTGAATCATATTTTGCGAGGAGAGGAAGATGAAAACCCGATGATGTTTGGATTTATACATGATAGTTTCACATATTTTGACCAGAAAGAGGAAAGCTATGTGAATTTTCACTTACAGTTTTTAGCGCAGCTGTCTTCATATTTGGGGTTCAAACCTTCTGGAGCTGTGGAGATAATGGATGAACTTTCTCAATATCATCAAATTAAATTACGACCAGATGAAATGCTCAAACTGGAAGAACTTTTAGATAATGACCTAACTTATGATTTAAAAGTTACAGCAGAACAAAGACAACAATTACTAAACGTGTTGATTCAGTTCTATCAAATTCACAGTCATTCGTTCAAGGAAATTAAATCTCTTCGAGTTTTACATGAGGTATTGAGTTAA
- a CDS encoding SDR family oxidoreductase — translation MNILVIGANGKIGQKIVNKIHSNSPHDAIAMVRKESQREQFEKKGIKTVLGDLEEDFSHAYEGNNAIVFTAGSGGHTGDDKTKAIDQQGAIKAIDLAVQHKFDRFMMVSAFGADFSPSEWPENMGAYYHAKSAADDYLQQTGLNYTILKPGMLTDDEPKGKVDYGERTDERGGSIPRWDVADVVVKSLEAEETYRKSLELLSGPYRIEEAIEKI, via the coding sequence ATGAACATATTAGTAATAGGAGCCAACGGAAAAATTGGCCAGAAAATAGTTAATAAAATTCATAGCAACTCACCTCACGATGCCATAGCCATGGTAAGAAAAGAATCTCAAAGAGAGCAATTTGAGAAAAAAGGAATCAAGACGGTTTTAGGTGACTTGGAGGAAGACTTCAGTCATGCCTATGAAGGAAATAATGCCATTGTTTTCACGGCAGGAAGTGGTGGACACACTGGGGATGATAAAACAAAAGCGATTGATCAGCAAGGTGCTATTAAAGCAATTGATTTAGCTGTACAGCATAAATTTGATCGCTTTATGATGGTAAGTGCTTTTGGTGCCGATTTTAGTCCATCAGAATGGCCAGAAAACATGGGAGCCTATTACCATGCAAAGTCAGCAGCTGATGACTATTTACAACAGACCGGTTTGAATTACACAATTCTTAAACCAGGCATGTTAACTGATGACGAACCCAAAGGCAAAGTAGATTATGGTGAAAGAACGGACGAAAGAGGAGGCTCAATACCAAGATGGGATGTTGCAGATGTAGTGGTTAAGTCCCTAGAAGCTGAAGAAACCTACAGAAAATCCTTAGAATTACTTTCTGGACCGTACCGTATTGAGGAAGCAATCGAAAAAATCTAA
- a CDS encoding UbiA family prenyltransferase — translation MKKAIHILQHLRIPFSFFLLPVYIFALGISPNLGEDRIILTFVILHFFIYPASNAYNSYFDKDEDSIGLMKKPPPVSIGLYYTSLIFDFIGIALAWLISMEFALLVFVYGLASKAYSHPGIRLKKYPWVGWLVAGFFQGVFTFYMSYVGINDFGWEIALKWKVILPGLLTSAFLWGSYPMTQIYQHKEDGKRGDNTLSIVLGIKGTFLFTLVTFLLATLGFEYYFLNYHNEKMGIAFLLFMAPTVIYFLIWFALVHRNEKYANFGWTMGLNLISALCLNAFFVYFFLQISHIGQLNL, via the coding sequence ATGAAAAAAGCTATTCATATCCTTCAGCATCTAAGGATTCCTTTTTCCTTCTTTCTATTGCCTGTTTACATTTTTGCTTTAGGAATAAGTCCAAATTTAGGAGAAGATAGAATTATTCTAACTTTTGTGATTTTGCATTTTTTCATTTACCCCGCCAGTAATGCCTATAATTCTTATTTCGACAAAGACGAAGATAGTATAGGCTTAATGAAAAAGCCTCCTCCTGTTTCTATTGGCTTATATTATACAAGTTTGATTTTCGATTTTATAGGAATTGCCTTGGCTTGGCTCATCAGCATGGAATTTGCGTTATTGGTTTTTGTCTATGGTTTGGCTTCAAAGGCATACAGTCACCCCGGAATCCGTCTAAAGAAGTATCCTTGGGTAGGATGGTTAGTGGCTGGTTTTTTTCAAGGCGTTTTTACTTTTTATATGTCATATGTCGGTATCAATGATTTTGGATGGGAAATTGCCTTGAAATGGAAAGTGATATTACCTGGCTTATTAACTTCTGCTTTTTTATGGGGCTCCTATCCCATGACTCAAATTTACCAACATAAAGAAGATGGGAAGAGGGGCGACAATACGCTTTCCATAGTATTGGGCATTAAAGGAACCTTTCTGTTTACCTTGGTTACTTTTCTTCTAGCTACTCTGGGATTTGAATATTACTTTTTGAATTACCATAATGAAAAAATGGGTATTGCCTTTTTGCTTTTTATGGCGCCTACAGTCATCTATTTTCTAATCTGGTTTGCTTTGGTTCATAGAAATGAAAAATATGCAAATTTTGGTTGGACTATGGGTTTAAATTTAATTTCTGCTCTTTGCTTGAATGCTTTCTTTGTATATTTCTTTTTGCAGATAAGTCATATAGGGCAGTTGAATTTGTGA
- a CDS encoding type III polyketide synthase — protein MPYINLISPANPQISISQNDIAGFMQKAMHLNEENSRKLRAIFRMSGIEKRHTVIPDYQFADDRDWKFYPQLNNGKLLPSTADRMKLFEQHALPLAQKSLESVFQQYDPKDFTHLVTVSCTGMFAPGLDIQLIKKSGLNSGIERTSIQFMGCFAAFNALKTAHHICRSEQNAKVLIVCVELCTIHFQSDFSEDNLLANTLFGDGASAVVVSNEKTEQALQMKAFKSVVEGDSEKEMAWNIGNLGFEMKLSSYVPEVIAQNIARLGVELMEKLQLTLKDINQFAIHPGGKRILEAVEKGLELPKEINESAYKVLKEFGNMSSPTVLFVLQEMWNKIQPRDKVLSFAFGPGLTMESMLLERVEK, from the coding sequence ATGCCATACATTAACCTGATTTCTCCTGCCAATCCGCAGATTAGTATTTCCCAAAATGATATAGCCGGCTTTATGCAAAAAGCTATGCATTTGAATGAGGAAAACAGCCGTAAGTTACGGGCCATTTTTAGAATGTCAGGTATTGAAAAGAGACATACAGTTATTCCTGACTATCAATTTGCAGATGATAGAGATTGGAAATTTTATCCGCAATTGAATAATGGAAAATTACTGCCGAGCACAGCTGATCGTATGAAATTATTTGAGCAGCATGCGTTGCCGTTAGCTCAAAAAAGTCTTGAAAGCGTTTTTCAGCAATATGATCCCAAAGATTTCACACATTTAGTAACAGTCAGTTGCACCGGCATGTTTGCTCCGGGTTTGGATATCCAATTGATTAAGAAATCAGGATTGAATTCAGGTATTGAACGAACGTCTATACAGTTCATGGGCTGTTTTGCTGCGTTTAATGCCCTCAAGACCGCCCATCACATCTGTCGCTCCGAACAGAATGCTAAAGTTTTGATCGTTTGTGTGGAGTTGTGCACCATTCATTTTCAATCTGATTTTTCAGAAGACAATTTATTAGCCAATACACTTTTTGGAGATGGGGCTTCAGCAGTGGTAGTCAGTAATGAAAAAACCGAGCAAGCATTGCAAATGAAAGCTTTTAAAAGCGTTGTGGAAGGCGATTCAGAAAAAGAGATGGCTTGGAATATTGGAAACTTAGGTTTTGAAATGAAATTAAGCAGTTATGTCCCGGAGGTAATTGCCCAAAATATTGCTAGATTAGGTGTGGAATTGATGGAAAAATTGCAACTAACTCTAAAGGATATTAATCAGTTTGCTATTCATCCAGGTGGAAAGAGGATTTTGGAAGCAGTGGAAAAAGGCCTAGAGCTACCCAAGGAAATTAATGAATCTGCTTATAAGGTTTTGAAGGAGTTTGGCAATATGTCTTCTCCGACAGTACTCTTTGTTTTGCAGGAAATGTGGAATAAAATTCAACCTAGAGATAAAGTGTTAAGCTTTGCCTTTGGCCCAGGCCTAACGATGGAAAGTATGCTATTGGAGCGTGTAGAAAAATGA
- a CDS encoding methyltransferase domain-containing protein: MTKVDLSYRSEEVEIMDDLSDDSPALYRALKELDIINHWLGGNAITLSAVKETLRKHPDREWQIADLGCGSGEILLKIAKWCRTQNIKIRLHGFDANPNVVAYAQKHCEGYPEIAFHAENIFLEDFKNRKFDVICCTLFLHHFPQKELVNLLIQFQAQSEKVIINDLHRHSFAYYSIKWITHFFSKSTMVQNDACLSVWRAFSKKDWKDILKLAGIKNYELGWRWAFRWRLIY; encoded by the coding sequence ATGACAAAAGTTGATTTATCCTATCGGTCGGAAGAAGTAGAAATCATGGATGACTTATCCGATGATAGCCCTGCCCTTTATCGGGCGCTTAAAGAATTGGATATTATCAATCATTGGCTGGGCGGAAATGCTATTACCTTAAGTGCAGTAAAAGAGACGCTCAGAAAACATCCCGATAGAGAATGGCAAATAGCGGATTTAGGTTGTGGAAGCGGAGAGATATTATTGAAAATAGCCAAATGGTGCCGAACTCAGAATATTAAAATTCGACTGCATGGGTTTGATGCCAATCCTAATGTGGTTGCTTATGCCCAAAAGCATTGCGAAGGCTATCCTGAAATCGCATTTCATGCGGAAAACATTTTTTTAGAAGACTTTAAAAACAGAAAGTTTGATGTGATTTGCTGTACACTTTTTCTTCACCATTTTCCTCAAAAAGAATTGGTCAATCTCTTAATACAGTTTCAAGCACAATCAGAGAAAGTGATTATCAATGATTTGCATCGCCACTCTTTCGCCTATTATTCCATTAAATGGATTACCCATTTTTTTAGCAAATCGACTATGGTGCAAAATGATGCTTGTCTTTCAGTGTGGAGAGCATTTTCAAAAAAGGATTGGAAGGATATTTTGAAATTAGCAGGAATCAAAAATTACGAATTGGGTTGGAGATGGGCCTTTAGATGGAGGCTTATTTATTAA
- a CDS encoding acyl-CoA dehydrogenase family protein encodes MDFGLNENQEMIAQMVRDFGAKEITPHRDQWDEEQHFPVDVMKKLGGLGLMGVLVPQEYGGAGFGYEEYVTAIMELAKVDPSIGLSMAAHNSLCTGHIMQFANDEQKKRWLPKLATAEWIGAWGLTEPNTGSDAGNMKTTAVQDGDYWVINGAKNWITHGISGDVAVVIVRTGKTGDSHGMTAFVVERGTEGFKGGRKENKLGMRLSETAEMIFEDCRVHKDNILGEVGQGFIQAMKVLDGGRISIAALSLGIAEGAYEAALAYSKERHQFNQPISSFQGIAFKLADMATELEGAKLLTFQAADLKNKGKSVNKESAMAKYYASEVAVRNSVEAVQIFGGYGYTKDYPVEKYYRDSKLCTIGEGTSEIQKLVISRAILKG; translated from the coding sequence ATGGATTTTGGATTGAATGAAAACCAGGAAATGATTGCGCAAATGGTGCGTGATTTTGGAGCTAAAGAAATTACCCCGCATCGTGACCAATGGGATGAAGAACAACATTTCCCTGTTGATGTGATGAAAAAATTAGGAGGCCTAGGCTTAATGGGTGTTCTCGTTCCTCAAGAATACGGTGGCGCAGGTTTTGGTTATGAAGAATACGTAACAGCCATTATGGAATTAGCTAAAGTAGACCCTTCAATAGGACTTTCTATGGCGGCACATAATTCTCTTTGTACAGGTCATATCATGCAGTTTGCGAATGATGAGCAGAAGAAGCGGTGGTTGCCAAAACTGGCTACTGCCGAGTGGATTGGTGCTTGGGGCTTAACAGAGCCGAACACCGGTTCTGATGCCGGGAATATGAAAACTACTGCTGTGCAAGACGGAGATTATTGGGTAATCAATGGTGCTAAAAACTGGATAACCCATGGTATTTCCGGTGATGTTGCCGTGGTAATCGTGAGAACAGGGAAAACGGGAGATTCACACGGTATGACTGCTTTTGTTGTAGAAAGAGGCACGGAAGGATTTAAAGGTGGTAGAAAAGAGAATAAATTAGGAATGCGACTTTCGGAAACAGCAGAAATGATTTTTGAAGATTGCCGTGTACATAAAGATAATATCTTAGGAGAAGTTGGACAGGGCTTTATTCAAGCGATGAAAGTACTGGACGGAGGAAGAATTTCCATTGCTGCACTTTCCTTAGGAATAGCAGAAGGCGCCTATGAAGCGGCTTTGGCTTATAGCAAAGAAAGACATCAATTTAATCAGCCGATTTCAAGCTTTCAAGGAATAGCATTCAAATTAGCAGACATGGCAACGGAATTAGAAGGCGCGAAATTATTGACCTTCCAAGCGGCAGATTTGAAAAATAAAGGGAAAAGCGTTAATAAAGAATCTGCGATGGCTAAATATTACGCTTCAGAAGTAGCGGTAAGAAACTCAGTTGAGGCAGTTCAAATTTTTGGTGGCTATGGTTACACTAAAGATTACCCAGTAGAAAAATACTACAGAGATTCTAAGCTTTGTACTATTGGAGAGGGTACTTCTGAGATTCAAAAACTAGTAATTAGCAGAGCTATTTTGAAAGGATAA
- a CDS encoding ATP-binding cassette domain-containing protein has product MSENLLRALLELFAIVAKKGTVTEDERNNVRSFLSENLSEESAERHLKMFDEFTEASFSDSNEKIDKICHKINEEFTYPQKIILALQLIELILADGEIAEEETQILDRVAEKTKLPLEIIAYIQSFALAKNIEDFESDKFLIVAEDDAKVPESTYYIQENHLDGFLSVLKLSGTEMYFVKYIGNAQLNMNGIPLRKNTITLFPSGSTIKGEKSQTVFYSDVASHYKTDDNTPNISFLAEDISFTFPNGHIGLNKVNIAEETGRLIGLMGASGSGKSTLLNVLNGNERPSKGKVEINGINIHDNPIAIKGTIGYVPQDDLLIEELTVYANLFYAAKLCFDDKTSGEIEDLVSRTLASLGLSETKHLKVGSPLDKTISGGQRKRLNIGLELLREPSVLFVDEPTSGLSSRDSENIMDLLKELSLKGKMVFVVIHQPSSDIFRMFDKLVILDVGGFQIYYGNPVEAVLYFKNQIDTIDKDQAACIECGNVNPEQIFNIIETKVVNEYGKATDERKISPKKWFSLFEKQLLIPKMKDPDPLPKPELQIPSWLKQISLFFKRDFKSKLANRQYLLINLLEAPILAILLAYIIRFYPENENNQYLFVDNLNIPAFFFMSIIVALFMGLTVSAEEIIKDRKILKRESFLHLSRSSYLFSKIGILFLFSAIQTFTYVIIGDLILEIDGMSLTYWAILFSTACFANMLGLNISSAFNSAITIYILIPILLIPQLILSGVVVKFDNLNPQITTPDKVPLVGELMASRWAFEASMVAQFKSNEYAAPFFELDQQMAQSEYKTVYYIPRLKSKLNFLSQNLDDNSSQEFSEAIEILKREIGLELEIVGKDKFDAYHKLSVDKFDKWTAEKTQGFLNTLSRFYNNFFNEANAKKEKAIYMLTSNPERKARFEYLRDNYYNKTVANLVKNTNDPDRIIEYDGKLIQKIYPVYMDPQPDHALDFRTQFYAG; this is encoded by the coding sequence ATGAGTGAAAATTTATTAAGAGCCTTATTGGAATTATTCGCAATAGTTGCAAAAAAAGGTACTGTAACAGAAGATGAACGGAATAACGTAAGAAGTTTCTTATCAGAAAATCTATCTGAAGAATCCGCAGAACGTCATCTGAAAATGTTTGATGAATTTACTGAGGCTTCATTCAGTGACAGTAACGAAAAAATTGATAAAATATGCCATAAAATAAATGAGGAATTCACTTATCCTCAAAAAATCATTCTCGCTTTGCAACTCATAGAACTTATTTTAGCAGATGGGGAAATAGCCGAAGAAGAGACTCAGATTTTAGACCGGGTAGCCGAAAAAACTAAACTCCCACTTGAAATCATTGCCTATATTCAATCTTTTGCGCTGGCAAAAAACATCGAGGATTTTGAATCCGACAAATTCCTAATTGTTGCAGAAGATGATGCTAAAGTGCCGGAATCAACTTATTATATACAGGAAAATCACTTAGATGGCTTCCTATCAGTTTTAAAATTATCTGGTACAGAAATGTATTTTGTGAAGTACATTGGCAATGCTCAATTGAACATGAACGGCATTCCGCTTAGAAAAAATACCATCACCCTGTTTCCTTCAGGAAGCACTATTAAGGGTGAAAAATCTCAAACCGTATTTTATAGTGATGTTGCAAGTCATTATAAAACTGACGATAACACTCCCAATATTTCTTTCTTAGCTGAAGATATCAGCTTTACTTTTCCAAATGGCCATATTGGCTTAAATAAGGTAAATATCGCTGAAGAAACGGGAAGATTAATAGGCCTAATGGGTGCCTCAGGTTCCGGAAAATCCACTTTGCTCAATGTTTTAAATGGAAACGAAAGACCTTCCAAAGGAAAAGTAGAAATCAATGGCATAAATATTCATGATAACCCTATTGCAATCAAGGGAACCATTGGTTATGTTCCCCAAGATGATTTACTGATTGAGGAACTAACTGTTTATGCAAATCTTTTTTATGCGGCTAAGCTATGTTTTGATGACAAAACATCCGGAGAAATAGAAGACTTGGTTTCGAGAACTTTAGCTTCCTTAGGATTATCAGAAACAAAACATCTAAAAGTGGGCTCTCCACTTGACAAAACCATAAGTGGCGGACAAAGAAAAAGATTAAATATTGGTTTGGAACTTCTAAGAGAGCCATCAGTACTTTTTGTAGATGAACCCACTTCAGGCCTCTCTTCCAGAGATTCAGAAAACATTATGGACCTTCTCAAAGAGTTGAGCTTAAAGGGAAAAATGGTTTTTGTGGTTATACATCAACCATCATCGGATATATTTAGGATGTTTGATAAATTAGTGATTCTGGATGTCGGGGGCTTCCAAATTTATTATGGAAATCCAGTGGAAGCGGTACTGTATTTCAAAAATCAAATTGATACGATAGATAAAGATCAAGCCGCTTGCATTGAGTGTGGAAATGTAAATCCAGAGCAAATCTTCAATATAATTGAAACCAAAGTGGTGAATGAATATGGAAAAGCCACGGATGAAAGAAAAATAAGCCCTAAAAAATGGTTTAGCTTATTTGAAAAGCAATTATTAATTCCCAAAATGAAGGATCCTGATCCTTTACCCAAACCTGAATTACAAATTCCTAGTTGGCTTAAACAAATAAGTCTTTTTTTTAAAAGAGACTTTAAGTCAAAGCTTGCCAACCGTCAGTACCTACTAATCAATTTATTGGAAGCTCCCATTCTAGCTATATTGCTTGCATATATTATTCGCTTCTACCCAGAAAATGAAAACAATCAGTATCTTTTTGTCGACAATCTTAATATTCCAGCCTTCTTCTTCATGAGTATTATTGTTGCACTTTTTATGGGGCTTACTGTGAGTGCCGAGGAAATCATTAAAGACAGGAAAATATTGAAAAGAGAGTCCTTTCTGCATTTGAGCAGGAGTAGTTATCTCTTTTCTAAAATTGGAATTCTATTTTTATTTTCAGCAATTCAAACTTTTACTTATGTCATAATAGGCGATTTAATTCTTGAGATTGACGGCATGAGCCTTACGTATTGGGCGATCTTATTTTCAACAGCCTGCTTTGCTAATATGCTAGGGCTAAATATTTCTTCAGCTTTTAATTCCGCCATCACCATTTATATTCTAATTCCCATTTTATTAATTCCTCAATTGATTTTAAGTGGGGTTGTAGTAAAATTTGACAACCTGAACCCACAAATTACAACTCCTGATAAAGTTCCATTGGTTGGTGAATTAATGGCTTCCAGATGGGCTTTTGAAGCCTCCATGGTTGCTCAATTCAAATCAAATGAGTATGCAGCGCCATTTTTTGAGCTTGACCAACAAATGGCTCAATCGGAATATAAAACAGTATATTACATCCCAAGATTAAAATCTAAACTAAACTTTCTGAGTCAGAATTTAGATGATAATAGCTCACAAGAATTTAGTGAAGCAATTGAAATCTTAAAAAGGGAAATCGGTTTGGAACTGGAAATTGTAGGAAAGGACAAGTTTGATGCCTATCATAAATTGTCAGTGGACAAATTTGACAAATGGACAGCTGAAAAAACGCAGGGCTTTTTAAATACCTTAAGTAGGTTTTATAATAATTTCTTCAATGAGGCCAACGCTAAAAAAGAAAAAGCAATCTATATGCTCACTTCCAATCCTGAACGAAAAGCTCGTTTTGAATACCTTCGAGATAATTACTACAATAAGACGGTTGCCAACTTAGTTAAAAATACTAATGACCCTGATAGGATAATTGAATATGATGGTAAATTAATTCAAAAAATCTATCCCGTTTACATGGATCCTCAGCCAGATCATGCTTTGGATTTCAGAACGCAATTCTACGCTGGCTAA
- a CDS encoding pirin family protein, whose protein sequence is MEKIIYKAESRGHANHGWLDTHHTFSFASYYNPDRIHFGALRVLNDDKITSGTGFPKHPHDNMEIISIPLNGDLAHEDSMGTQSTIKQGDVQVMSAGTGVTHSEFNPNNDIGTEFLQIWVFPNKKNVEPRYGQVSYPMEERKNNFQMVVSPNVEEVDTWIQQDAWFHLADFEEGFEKKYEMKKKGNGLFLFLLEGEVEIEDEKLKKRDGIGLINLEEVTIKANADAEMLLMEVPLEW, encoded by the coding sequence ATGGAAAAAATAATATATAAAGCAGAATCAAGAGGCCATGCTAATCATGGCTGGTTAGATACTCATCATACCTTTAGTTTTGCATCTTACTACAATCCTGATCGAATTCATTTTGGCGCATTGAGAGTTTTAAACGATGATAAGATTACGAGTGGAACAGGTTTTCCAAAACATCCACATGATAATATGGAAATAATCTCTATTCCTTTAAACGGAGATTTGGCGCATGAGGACAGTATGGGAACCCAATCGACTATTAAGCAGGGAGATGTACAGGTGATGTCAGCAGGAACAGGAGTGACGCATTCAGAATTTAATCCTAACAATGATATTGGTACTGAATTTTTACAAATCTGGGTGTTTCCTAATAAGAAAAATGTAGAGCCAAGATATGGTCAAGTAAGCTATCCGATGGAAGAAAGAAAAAATAATTTTCAAATGGTTGTTTCGCCTAATGTAGAGGAGGTAGACACTTGGATTCAGCAAGACGCTTGGTTTCATTTAGCTGATTTTGAGGAAGGCTTTGAGAAGAAATATGAGATGAAGAAAAAAGGTAATGGCCTTTTTCTATTCTTATTAGAAGGTGAAGTAGAAATCGAGGACGAAAAGCTAAAAAAGAGAGACGGCATTGGCTTAATAAATTTGGAAGAAGTAACGATTAAAGCCAATGCAGATGCAGAAATGTTGCTGATGGAAGTTCCACTGGAATGGTAA
- a CDS encoding DUF4249 family protein, whose translation MRNILLSVFLILIIGISSCTKLLEDDFAEFNDHWVINNIMIAGDSIEVEITKTTSVNGEGNPPVEDALIQLMVENETFELSYDENSATYKLNQQIETAKEYNFELFDASGVLKTSFNQMIPPPQPILSIEHIDVAGVDDEGVTHPAIKIEVPNNAAKNYFYVNIRLLEKKYDFEIEEIDDNRFEIFKIEDPILLNEGVPFPLFTNELMTGNSQEVFMNYQAGETNVNGVWVGENYPLVVELWTLNEAYYEFMKQNYQYENSRYPIIGSGNQTAISNFDNIDGAYGINAGYSYIKTDTIYPSGTENYFNQ comes from the coding sequence ATGAGAAATATATTATTAAGTGTCTTTCTGATTTTAATAATTGGAATTTCAAGCTGCACCAAATTATTGGAAGATGATTTCGCGGAATTTAATGATCACTGGGTCATTAATAATATCATGATTGCAGGGGACAGCATAGAAGTAGAAATAACCAAAACCACTTCCGTAAATGGTGAGGGAAATCCGCCAGTTGAAGATGCATTGATTCAACTGATGGTTGAAAATGAAACTTTTGAGTTGAGTTATGATGAAAACTCAGCCACCTATAAATTAAATCAACAGATTGAAACAGCTAAAGAGTATAACTTTGAGTTATTTGATGCTTCAGGAGTACTCAAAACAAGTTTCAATCAAATGATACCCCCACCTCAACCCATTTTAAGTATAGAACATATTGATGTGGCGGGTGTGGATGATGAAGGAGTGACTCACCCAGCTATTAAGATAGAAGTTCCTAATAATGCCGCAAAGAACTATTTTTATGTTAATATTCGACTTTTGGAAAAAAAATATGACTTTGAAATTGAAGAGATTGACGACAATAGATTTGAAATCTTCAAAATTGAAGACCCCATTTTATTGAATGAAGGAGTTCCGTTTCCGTTATTCACTAATGAATTAATGACCGGAAATAGTCAAGAGGTTTTTATGAATTATCAGGCTGGTGAAACTAATGTAAACGGTGTATGGGTTGGAGAAAATTACCCCTTAGTGGTTGAATTATGGACACTTAATGAAGCATATTATGAATTCATGAAGCAAAATTATCAATATGAAAATAGTCGATACCCCATTATAGGTTCAGGAAACCAAACCGCTATTTCCAATTTTGATAATATTGATGGGGCTTATGGGATTAATGCAGGCTATTCTTATATAAAAACAGACACTATCTATCCTTCCGGAACCGAAAATTATTTCAACCAATGA